A section of the Cuniculiplasma divulgatum genome encodes:
- a CDS encoding type II secretion system F family protein, whose translation MRRETAISVVSISVAFLIAALVTVISLRMGRNDSILIFSIPFAASIVLIPAGVLRKMRLSQIDSARKNLPEFLRDLSDYTMYGVPLSDAVVRVSANDYGSLSPEIKDLARKVKGGEPVEEAMENFGQSIGIMDLQRIGVILRKAGESGSNTADVISLISNFTSQLQLLREERVAEMRNYNLILMVSFAVFFIVILIIDLQFFHAIKLSSTGAFAFHSTGATVLERIFDIGIYVEAAGIGAIIGMVKNRNPSSGFLEMGSMLLISSLVLAVAGVI comes from the coding sequence ATGAGAAGAGAAACTGCCATATCAGTGGTGTCAATATCAGTTGCGTTCCTGATAGCTGCATTGGTCACTGTGATCTCCCTACGCATGGGAAGAAATGACAGCATCCTGATCTTCTCCATACCATTTGCAGCATCGATTGTGCTCATCCCTGCAGGAGTTCTGAGGAAAATGAGGCTCTCGCAGATAGATAGCGCCAGGAAGAACCTGCCTGAATTCCTCAGGGACCTGTCTGACTACACCATGTACGGGGTTCCCCTTTCGGACGCAGTTGTCAGGGTTTCAGCAAACGATTATGGATCCCTCAGTCCCGAGATTAAGGATCTGGCAAGAAAGGTGAAAGGAGGAGAACCTGTGGAAGAAGCCATGGAGAACTTCGGCCAGTCAATAGGAATCATGGACCTGCAGAGGATTGGTGTGATACTGCGTAAGGCCGGCGAATCCGGAAGCAACACTGCGGACGTCATAAGCCTCATTTCAAATTTCACATCCCAGCTTCAGCTTCTGAGGGAGGAGCGCGTTGCTGAGATGAGGAACTATAACCTGATCCTCATGGTCTCCTTCGCTGTGTTCTTCATAGTCATTCTTATCATTGATCTTCAGTTTTTCCATGCCATAAAGCTCAGCAGCACCGGAGCATTTGCTTTTCATTCTACCGGGGCAACGGTTCTGGAAAGAATATTTGATATAGGCATTTATGTGGAAGCCGCCGGCATCGGAGCAATCATCGGAATGGTGAAGAACAGGAACCCGTCATCCGGATTTCTTGAAATGGGATCAATGCTGCTCATTTCATCACTTGTGCTTGCAGTAGCCGGAGTGATCTGA
- a CDS encoding aldo/keto reductase, with product MERIRFAKTDAQISPMGVGTYYDFRWIAPAKILRIKAGRQRRVEAIKSAIASGINLIDSAELYQSEPLVAEAIKGMPREEIFLATKVMPLHFSYDSLIKSCERSLRNLGTDYIDLYQMHFPSSNKNRIKEGLRAMEHLVDQGKIRYIGISNFTLAQTEEVVSWLKKYPLSSTQMNFSLAHRNIEKDILPYCRENGIAILAYFPLGHGKLTGTSAINQDIMRAIENQHGNKTATQIVLNWFMSKYDFVFPIPRASNPDHVKENAGAMSWKMTPEEIEMLENSIERVRGPYNPVDHS from the coding sequence ATGGAAAGAATAAGATTTGCAAAGACAGATGCCCAGATCAGCCCAATGGGAGTCGGTACATACTATGACTTCAGATGGATAGCACCAGCCAAGATTCTGCGAATAAAAGCCGGCAGACAGAGACGTGTTGAGGCAATAAAGTCTGCAATCGCATCGGGAATAAATCTCATTGATTCTGCAGAACTATATCAGAGTGAACCACTTGTGGCGGAGGCCATAAAGGGGATGCCACGTGAAGAGATATTTCTTGCTACAAAGGTGATGCCGCTTCATTTTTCATACGACTCGTTAATTAAATCATGCGAGAGAAGCCTGAGAAATCTTGGAACGGATTACATTGATCTTTATCAGATGCATTTTCCGTCTTCAAACAAGAACAGGATAAAGGAAGGACTCAGGGCAATGGAGCACCTTGTGGATCAGGGGAAGATAAGGTACATCGGGATTAGCAACTTCACTCTTGCACAGACTGAAGAAGTCGTATCATGGCTTAAAAAATACCCTCTGAGTTCCACCCAGATGAATTTCAGTCTGGCACACAGGAACATAGAGAAGGATATTCTTCCATACTGCAGGGAGAACGGTATTGCAATACTGGCATATTTCCCTCTTGGGCATGGAAAACTGACTGGCACTTCTGCAATAAATCAGGATATAATGAGGGCAATTGAAAATCAGCATGGGAATAAGACAGCAACCCAGATAGTATTGAACTGGTTCATGAGCAAATATGATTTTGTATTTCCGATTCCGCGTGCATCTAATCCAGATCATGTTAAGGAAAACGCAGGTGCCATGAGCTGGAAAATGACTCCAGAAGAGATAGAGATGCTAGAAAATTCCATTGAGAGGGTCCGGGGGCCGTACAACCCTGTGGACCATTCGTAA
- a CDS encoding type II/IV secretion system ATPase subunit, whose amino-acid sequence MDHEVLEKYDIEGGVAEVRIARDNDGKVSYRIIERTPSDDIMKEVDRIRSAYLDNPGTETVEQYIEAHNHGNRPLRALLYYVSRYAIGLQIVEPLMHDPRIEDISCDGPGIPVYVFIREYGYIPTSIVFSNEEELNSYVRRLSQFGGKQISASSPIMEATLPDGSRLQASIGRYITSRGPTFSIRRFRETPMSPVDLMDTGTADNAVMAYLWTIIESGANIMIVGGTASGKTTFLNAVLSFIPPDRKIVTIEDTREINLAHQNWIAAVTRVTPGTDENQSGKSSEISMFDLLESSLRHRPNYIILGEVRGHETFTVFQAMSAGRFGMGTFHADDVSTFIHRLESKPISIPRNLTASLDTIIVLKTGIENGRLKRYVGEVAEIVGIDSGSGDIVTNSIFRFEKGRYTYSGYSYVFRRISAREGTEEKSLMQNMMLRKAVLQKMSEMGISGFHQVFEFFSLYSRDPTRALKILGL is encoded by the coding sequence ATGGATCATGAAGTGCTGGAAAAATACGACATTGAAGGGGGAGTTGCTGAGGTCCGTATAGCCAGAGATAATGATGGAAAGGTGAGCTACAGGATCATTGAAAGAACTCCCAGTGATGATATAATGAAGGAGGTCGACAGGATCCGATCAGCGTACCTGGACAATCCCGGTACAGAGACTGTTGAACAGTATATTGAGGCACATAACCATGGAAACCGGCCCCTGCGCGCACTGCTTTACTATGTGAGCAGATATGCCATAGGTTTACAGATAGTTGAACCGCTGATGCATGACCCGAGAATTGAGGATATTTCATGCGATGGTCCTGGCATTCCGGTATATGTTTTCATCAGGGAGTACGGTTACATCCCCACCAGCATAGTGTTCAGCAACGAGGAGGAGCTGAACTCCTATGTGAGAAGACTCTCCCAGTTCGGGGGCAAGCAGATTTCCGCATCTTCGCCAATAATGGAGGCTACACTGCCCGACGGATCAAGACTTCAGGCTTCCATTGGAAGGTATATCACATCCAGGGGCCCAACATTTTCCATAAGGAGATTCAGGGAAACACCCATGAGCCCTGTTGATCTCATGGATACCGGCACTGCTGACAACGCCGTAATGGCATACCTGTGGACAATCATCGAAAGTGGTGCAAACATAATGATAGTGGGAGGCACAGCAAGCGGCAAAACCACTTTCCTCAACGCGGTTCTCTCCTTCATACCTCCGGACAGAAAGATAGTGACCATTGAGGATACCAGGGAGATCAACCTTGCGCATCAGAACTGGATAGCTGCCGTGACCCGTGTTACTCCCGGAACAGATGAAAACCAGAGCGGGAAATCCAGTGAGATAAGCATGTTCGACCTGCTTGAATCATCTCTCAGGCACAGGCCCAATTATATAATTCTGGGTGAGGTGAGGGGACATGAAACCTTCACGGTTTTCCAGGCAATGTCTGCAGGGCGCTTCGGAATGGGAACATTCCATGCTGATGATGTTTCCACATTCATCCACAGGCTGGAATCAAAACCAATAAGCATTCCACGAAACCTCACCGCGTCACTGGATACCATCATAGTTCTGAAGACCGGAATTGAAAATGGCAGGCTCAAGAGATACGTGGGGGAGGTCGCAGAGATTGTCGGGATAGATTCCGGAAGCGGCGATATAGTGACCAACTCAATATTCAGGTTCGAGAAGGGCAGATACACATACTCGGGTTACAGCTACGTGTTCAGGCGTATTTCCGCCAGGGAAGGCACTGAAGAGAAGTCTCTTATGCAGAATATGATGCTTAGAAAGGCTGTTCTGCAGAAGATGTCGGAGATGGGCATTTCAGGATTCCATCAGGTTTTCGAGTTCTTCTCCCTGTATTCCAGGGATCCGACAAGGGCACTGAAGATACTCGGGCTTTA
- a CDS encoding type II secretion system F family protein: MFPGALRAGNKNDSEFRVPAMRRYAVRFFGKFLSNHINQESMERNLRRAKMGMSGVEFYSEATLYSIIFGVILVAMDAIFLHLFPDLSIIIASVSFLAIVVFVALFLELPVNVLRVRRRKIDSILTVTIGYFATMASADIPVDIIFRDLGESRQYGEVSREARSIWLRTSVFGQDIMSSIREAAKNSPSQRFADFLQGIITSVNSGGDLKSYFTSKAQQFQEELRSRIRQNSDSMGILAESFVTVGVAFPLILMIIVGVVAFLSPVPPAGYIVILIFTVAVIIPALLGIFAYFFGSTEGEIEL, from the coding sequence ATGTTTCCAGGCGCACTGCGTGCAGGGAATAAGAATGACAGCGAATTCCGTGTTCCAGCCATGAGGCGCTATGCCGTCAGGTTTTTCGGGAAGTTCCTTTCCAACCACATTAACCAGGAATCCATGGAAAGAAACCTGAGAAGAGCCAAAATGGGAATGAGTGGAGTTGAATTTTATTCTGAGGCCACTCTTTATTCAATAATATTTGGAGTGATTCTGGTGGCAATGGACGCGATTTTTCTTCATCTATTTCCGGATCTCAGTATAATTATTGCCTCGGTGAGCTTTCTGGCCATTGTTGTATTTGTTGCGCTCTTCCTTGAACTGCCCGTAAATGTGTTAAGAGTAAGAAGAAGAAAGATAGATTCCATCCTGACAGTTACCATCGGCTATTTTGCCACGATGGCATCAGCAGACATACCTGTTGACATAATATTCAGAGATCTGGGCGAGAGCAGACAGTACGGCGAGGTCAGCAGGGAGGCAAGAAGCATCTGGCTCAGGACGTCGGTCTTCGGGCAGGATATAATGAGTTCCATAAGGGAAGCTGCCAAGAATTCACCGAGCCAGAGGTTTGCAGATTTTCTTCAGGGAATAATCACAAGCGTCAATTCCGGTGGTGATCTCAAGTCCTACTTCACGTCAAAGGCGCAGCAGTTCCAGGAGGAGTTAAGGTCAAGAATAAGGCAGAATTCCGATTCCATGGGGATACTTGCGGAGAGTTTTGTAACTGTAGGGGTTGCATTTCCCCTCATACTCATGATTATAGTGGGTGTCGTGGCTTTTCTTTCTCCAGTTCCTCCTGCCGGTTACATAGTGATTCTCATATTCACCGTGGCAGTGATCATACCGGCACTGCTGGGCATATTCGCATACTTCTTTGGAAGCACGGAGGGTGAGATAGAACTATGA
- a CDS encoding type II/IV secretion system ATPase subunit, with protein sequence MDSKRDSPEEAAKWDGPGEVLDSYDLQGGRARINIFRSPENSEILCNVEEPKLTGKEMSEVWRLEEMIWTFIPDMAGASQDLSLNMSALIESFIHERMPWIKGELRERYMYYLNRDFNGYGIIDPLVRDGKIEDISCDGPGIPVFIFHSVFGSISTNITFRDSVQLSSFIVRLSQMCGKSISINSPLLDGITRDGHRVEAIYSGEISGRGPAFTIRLFRESPFTPAELIHLGTASPEMMAYLWMMVENLNSALIVGAPGSGKTSALNSILMFAPVNTKIFSIEDTRELNLSHQNWVAAETREIERESLTGVSSFGLFDLVKVAMRQRPTYIVVGEVRGREMYALFQAMATGHTTYSTVHADSMESLMNRLENEPMNVPKLMISYLNIVIFINFVRKGEKKVRRITEIDEIAGIDSRTGDITYNRVFTHDPAGDTFWFSGNSMLLKKIAEQRSIPVEEVSRILQTRASILKESADSKMKHSDLAETIQRSYMGGS encoded by the coding sequence ATGGATTCTAAGAGAGATTCCCCAGAGGAAGCGGCAAAATGGGATGGGCCGGGCGAAGTGCTCGATTCGTACGATCTGCAGGGAGGCAGAGCAAGGATCAACATTTTCAGATCACCGGAGAACTCCGAGATTCTCTGCAACGTAGAAGAACCGAAGCTCACGGGAAAAGAGATGAGCGAGGTTTGGCGGCTTGAGGAGATGATCTGGACATTCATACCAGACATGGCCGGAGCTTCTCAGGATCTTTCGCTGAATATGAGCGCCCTCATTGAATCATTCATCCACGAGAGAATGCCGTGGATAAAGGGAGAATTAAGGGAGAGGTACATGTATTACCTGAACAGGGATTTCAACGGCTACGGGATCATAGATCCCCTTGTCAGGGATGGAAAAATAGAGGATATATCCTGTGACGGCCCCGGAATTCCTGTATTCATATTCCATAGTGTTTTTGGCTCCATATCAACAAATATCACCTTCAGGGATTCAGTGCAGCTTTCCTCCTTTATAGTCAGGCTTTCCCAGATGTGTGGAAAGTCAATCTCCATCAATTCGCCCCTTCTGGATGGAATAACCCGTGACGGTCACAGGGTTGAGGCCATATATTCCGGCGAAATTTCGGGAAGAGGGCCGGCCTTTACCATACGCCTGTTCAGGGAAAGCCCGTTCACTCCCGCTGAACTCATACACCTGGGAACTGCTAGCCCTGAAATGATGGCATATCTCTGGATGATGGTGGAGAACCTGAATTCTGCACTTATTGTGGGGGCGCCGGGATCAGGCAAGACTTCCGCACTGAATTCTATTCTCATGTTCGCACCTGTAAATACAAAGATTTTCAGCATCGAGGACACCAGGGAACTCAACCTGTCACACCAGAACTGGGTCGCCGCCGAAACCAGGGAGATTGAGCGAGAAAGCCTCACGGGGGTATCATCCTTCGGCCTGTTTGACCTTGTCAAGGTAGCTATGCGGCAGAGGCCAACTTACATAGTTGTTGGTGAGGTCCGAGGAAGGGAAATGTACGCACTTTTCCAGGCCATGGCTACTGGGCACACCACGTATTCCACTGTTCATGCAGATTCAATGGAATCACTGATGAACAGGCTGGAGAATGAACCCATGAACGTGCCGAAACTCATGATTTCATACCTCAACATAGTGATATTCATCAATTTTGTAAGGAAAGGTGAGAAGAAAGTAAGGAGGATAACCGAGATAGACGAAATTGCAGGAATTGATTCAAGGACTGGGGACATAACCTACAACCGTGTATTCACCCACGATCCGGCAGGTGATACTTTCTGGTTCTCTGGAAACAGCATGCTTTTGAAAAAAATTGCTGAACAGAGATCCATTCCAGTAGAAGAAGTCTCGAGAATATTGCAGACCAGAGCAAGTATCCTCAAGGAGTCAGCAGATTCTAAAATGAAACATTCCGATCTTGCTGAAACAATACAAAGATCATATATGGGAGGCAGCTGA